A genomic segment from Conger conger chromosome 2, fConCon1.1, whole genome shotgun sequence encodes:
- the foxl3 gene encoding forkhead box L3, with protein sequence MFDNSQYPYNCFNYDGDGYPTCSTEEEKKMCRPAYSYIALIAMAIQQSPENRVTLSGIYEFIMKRFPYYRSNQRAWQNSIRHNLSLNSCFIKVPRTEGNEKGKGNYWTFAAGCESMLDLFENGNFRRRRRRRNVKMGFREPAEPFLQVTGPGATARQLDPEPFYPMDPGHRQAQLNPALGKPDSEIKFSIDYILSTPDPLPGFRPPLCSAPGASVHLLEPQHLNLHFWTM encoded by the exons ATGTTTGATAATTCGCAATATCCTTATAACTGTTTCAATTATGACGGAGATGGATATCCCACTTGTAGTACTGAGGAAGAGAAGAAAATGTGCCGACCTGCTTacag ttACATCGCACTTATCGCAATGGCCATTCAGCAGAGCCCAGAGAACAGAGTCACTTTATCGGGCATATATGAGTTCATCATGAAGAGGTTTCCTTACTACAGATCTAACCAGAGGGCATGGCAAAACTCTATTCGACACAACCTGTCCCTAAATAGCTGTTTTATAAAG GTTCCCAGGACGGAGGGCAATGAGAAGGGGAAAGGTAACTACTGGACATTTGCGGCAGGTTGTGAATCCATGCTGGACCTCTTTGAGAACGGCAACTTTCGGCGTCGCCGGCGCCGCCGCAACGTGAAGATGGGCTTTCGGGAGCCGGCCGAGCCCTTCTTACAAGTGACCGGCCCCGGAGCCACGGCCAGGCAGCTGGACCCCGAGCCCTTCTATCCCATGGACCCCGGCCACAGACAGGCCCAGCTCAACCCGGCCCTGGGGAAACCGGACTCCGAGATCAAGTTCAGCATCGACTACATCCTCTCTACCCCAGACCCCCTCCCTGGCTTCAGGCCCCCTCTCTGCAGCGCTCCAGGAGCCTCAGTTCACCTTCTGGAGCCCCAGCACCTCAATCTGCACTTCTGGACAATGTGA